A single genomic interval of Alcaligenes sp. SDU_A2 harbors:
- a CDS encoding Maf family protein, with protein sequence MQFLPIYLASASPRRHDILNSMGVPHDILDVPSPPGEDEPRLADERVLDYVRRTARDKLLRALEWRAAHADLDPQRAILAADTTVCLGEDIFGKPADQDDARRILRALSGKTHRVMTALSLGAHGNEYESISISEVSFKTLSEREIDSYCASGEPMGKAGAYGIQGLGGLFVRHISGSYTGIMGLPVHETYHLLQLADLVNVTA encoded by the coding sequence ATGCAATTTCTGCCCATCTACCTCGCTTCCGCCAGTCCACGCCGCCACGATATTCTGAACAGCATGGGCGTACCCCACGACATCTTGGATGTGCCCAGTCCACCCGGCGAGGACGAGCCGCGCCTGGCCGACGAACGTGTTCTGGATTACGTGCGCCGCACGGCACGCGACAAATTGCTGCGTGCCCTGGAGTGGCGCGCCGCGCACGCGGATCTGGACCCGCAGCGTGCCATCCTGGCAGCCGACACCACCGTCTGCCTGGGCGAAGACATTTTCGGCAAACCCGCTGATCAGGACGATGCCCGCCGCATTTTGCGCGCCCTCTCAGGCAAAACGCACCGGGTCATGACCGCGCTCAGTCTGGGTGCCCATGGTAACGAATACGAAAGCATCAGCATCAGCGAAGTCAGCTTCAAAACATTGAGCGAACGCGAGATTGACAGCTACTGCGCCAGCGGCGAGCCGATGGGCAAGGCCGGCGCTTACGGAATTCAAGGCCTGGGAGGTTTGTTCGTGCGCCATATTAGCGGCAGCTACACTGGCATCATGGGCCTGCCGGTCCACGAAACCTACCATCTGCTTCAATTGGCGGACCTGGTGAATGTCACTGCCTGA
- the rlmH gene encoding 23S rRNA (pseudouridine(1915)-N(3))-methyltransferase RlmH, with protein MKLIVIAVGQRMPDWVEQGWQEYARRMPADCALELREIKAEPRSGGKTAAQMMQAEAKRIEAAIPAQALRIALDERGKDLTTVKLAQELERWRGQGCDIAILVGGPDGLDAALKQSCHSMLRLSSLTLPHPLVRILLAEQLYRAWSVMTGHPYHRA; from the coding sequence ATGAAACTGATTGTCATCGCCGTTGGTCAGCGCATGCCCGACTGGGTCGAGCAGGGCTGGCAGGAATACGCGCGCCGCATGCCGGCCGACTGCGCCCTGGAACTGCGCGAAATCAAGGCCGAGCCGCGCAGCGGCGGCAAAACCGCCGCTCAGATGATGCAGGCCGAAGCCAAGCGCATCGAAGCCGCCATCCCGGCGCAGGCTCTGCGCATTGCCCTGGACGAGCGCGGCAAAGATCTGACCACCGTCAAGCTGGCCCAGGAACTTGAGCGCTGGCGCGGCCAAGGATGCGATATCGCCATTCTGGTGGGTGGCCCGGACGGTCTGGATGCAGCCCTGAAGCAAAGCTGTCACAGCATGCTGCGCCTGTCCTCCCTGACTCTGCCCCACCCTTTAGTGCGCATCCTGCTGGCCGAGCAGTTGTACCGTGCCTGGTCGGTCATGACCGGCCATCCTTATCACCGCGCCTGA
- the hemF gene encoding oxygen-dependent coproporphyrinogen oxidase: protein MSLPVDSVQAYFRQLQNHIVDTLQELDGSRFEADQWQRQEGGGGLSRFLENGPVFERAAVLFSHVKGHTLPPSASAHRPELAGRPWEAMGVSLVIHPRNPFVPTTHMNVRMFVAQAQEHGQKDVFWFGGGLDLTPYYLVEDDARHFHQVCHDALAPHGSDYYPRYKRWCDEYFYLKHRNETRGIGGIFFDDLNEPGFEASFALTRSVGDCFTQAYAPIVRARMDRPYTEAQRQFQAIRRGRYVEFNLVFDRGTLFGLQSGGRTESILLSMPPQAQWRYNWSPEPHTPEAALAQYLVPREWI from the coding sequence ATGTCTTTACCCGTTGATTCCGTCCAGGCCTACTTTCGTCAGCTACAAAACCACATCGTGGACACGCTGCAAGAGCTGGACGGCTCGCGTTTCGAGGCAGACCAGTGGCAGCGCCAGGAAGGCGGCGGCGGTTTGTCGCGCTTTCTGGAAAACGGCCCCGTGTTCGAGCGCGCGGCCGTGCTGTTCAGCCACGTCAAAGGCCATACCCTGCCCCCATCGGCCAGCGCCCACCGCCCCGAGCTGGCAGGCCGGCCCTGGGAGGCCATGGGCGTGTCGCTGGTCATCCACCCTCGCAACCCCTTCGTGCCGACCACGCACATGAACGTGCGCATGTTCGTCGCGCAAGCACAAGAGCATGGTCAGAAAGACGTGTTCTGGTTCGGTGGCGGCCTGGATCTGACCCCCTACTATCTGGTCGAGGACGACGCACGGCATTTCCACCAGGTCTGCCACGATGCCCTGGCCCCGCACGGCTCGGACTACTATCCGCGCTACAAGCGCTGGTGCGACGAATACTTCTACCTGAAGCATCGTAACGAGACACGCGGCATCGGCGGCATCTTCTTTGACGACCTGAACGAACCGGGCTTCGAGGCCAGCTTTGCCCTGACACGCTCGGTAGGCGACTGCTTCACGCAGGCCTACGCACCCATCGTCCGGGCGCGCATGGACCGGCCCTACACCGAGGCGCAACGACAATTCCAGGCCATCCGACGTGGCCGCTATGTAGAGTTCAATCTGGTATTTGACCGCGGCACCCTGTTCGGCCTGCAATCGGGCGGGCGCACCGAATCCATCTTGCTGTCCATGCCGCCCCAGGCCCAGTGGCGCTACAACTGGTCGCCCGAACCCCATACGCCGGAAGCCGCTTTGGCGCAGTACCTGGTTCCCCGCGAATGGATCTAG
- the rsfS gene encoding ribosome silencing factor, whose translation MNIEKLQRIVIDALEDVKAQDIKVFSTTHMTGLFDRVVIASGTSNRQTRALANSVIDKAREHKVPILAHEGDDTGEWVLIDLGDIVVHCMQPTIRQYYNLEELWGERPVDVDLLPQSRQIPQPGFYASADDDEQ comes from the coding sequence ATGAATATAGAAAAACTCCAACGCATCGTCATCGATGCCCTCGAAGACGTCAAGGCGCAAGACATCAAAGTCTTCAGCACGACCCACATGACCGGTCTGTTCGACCGCGTGGTCATTGCCAGCGGCACATCCAACCGCCAGACCCGCGCACTGGCCAACAGCGTCATCGACAAGGCCCGAGAGCACAAAGTGCCCATCCTGGCCCACGAAGGCGACGATACGGGCGAATGGGTCCTGATCGATCTGGGCGATATCGTCGTGCATTGCATGCAGCCGACCATCCGTCAGTATTACAACCTGGAAGAGCTCTGGGGCGAACGTCCCGTAGACGTCGATCTGCTGCCGCAATCGCGTCAAATCCCGCAGCCGGGTTTTTACGCCAGCGCCGACGACGACGAGCAATAA
- a CDS encoding MipA/OmpV family protein produces the protein MHVRSLARPCLLITLLAAGTGQAIAQQTTVGAGLGFMPKYEGADSYGARPYPFLSHRNGHFFIAPKAGQPALGLQMNLSENWTIGTYASLSRSRKADDADRLHGTDDIDRHGNVGVFTALQLGRAHLEAGYYQALKNGYGGNAVLDLSYRVWNNQRSSVSLGGEFKWSNDKAMRTYFGVRPHEAAASNGQLRAYRPDAGFRSYSLYGQFTHKLGDSWSLQGVLGVTTLGREAKDSPLVEKDSSVFGGVGLGYSF, from the coding sequence ATGCATGTCCGCTCTCTTGCACGCCCCTGTCTGCTGATCACTCTGCTTGCTGCAGGAACAGGTCAGGCTATCGCCCAGCAAACCACGGTCGGGGCAGGCCTGGGCTTTATGCCCAAGTACGAAGGTGCGGACAGCTACGGCGCACGCCCTTACCCATTTCTATCACATCGCAACGGTCATTTTTTTATTGCGCCCAAAGCGGGCCAGCCCGCCCTGGGTCTGCAAATGAACCTGAGCGAAAACTGGACGATCGGCACGTATGCCTCGCTATCGCGCTCGCGCAAAGCGGATGATGCCGACCGTCTGCATGGCACCGACGATATCGACCGTCACGGCAACGTGGGGGTGTTCACCGCCTTGCAGTTGGGCCGCGCACACCTGGAGGCCGGTTATTACCAAGCTCTTAAAAACGGCTATGGCGGCAATGCCGTGCTCGATCTGAGCTACCGGGTCTGGAACAATCAGCGCAGCAGCGTGTCCCTGGGCGGTGAGTTCAAATGGTCCAATGACAAAGCCATGCGCACTTATTTTGGCGTGCGCCCCCACGAAGCGGCCGCCAGCAACGGTCAATTGCGCGCCTACCGGCCCGATGCCGGTTTTCGTTCTTATTCGCTGTACGGGCAATTCACCCACAAACTGGGCGACAGTTGGTCTTTGCAAGGCGTGCTGGGCGTCACTACCCTGGGTCGGGAGGCTAAAGACAGCCCACTGGTCGAGAAAGACAGCAGCGTGTTCGGCGGCGTAGGGCTAGGCTACAGCTTTTAG
- a CDS encoding YdgA family protein: MKKSTGVVALVVALAAVYGGSTWYMGQKTEELVREKVAEFNTVAAEKLKQSGIDGKVTMAVVEYKRGAFSSDARYVISIAGQQDQEKPLELTFDDKISHGPLPLAALQQGSFAPVAAMSHSTLVKTKDTEGWFKLTGDKTPLWADTLVGFDGAVDSTTHFEAIKNQGDTVKVEFSGGQLRAKAGGKSDDILVSGNFPSLLVDDIGEDPLKLQAANFVLDFKQIGDINVDGTQTSKLSVDNVQFQTPESEGFSFKQIVADTDSVSKASLNDTKVRYVFADMMFENKLNLGSAELVMNLNSLYVPALSALSTLVSDPAFEEKVDNDDPQLTQQLLDQVLVALEHKPVLGIDPLRWYNAQGETKATLNVNLQKPTASAAELQQNPEMWLQAIPSAQLTLSVSKPMLRDVAAQLDKAEGTAPQEGAAAMLDMMLEAAVQPYVESKLLKQDEKTVSTEIKYLGADQVFDINGQRFTTKDLMGLVLMSMM, translated from the coding sequence ATGAAGAAAAGTACAGGGGTTGTCGCTCTGGTCGTAGCATTGGCCGCCGTCTACGGTGGGTCGACCTGGTATATGGGCCAGAAGACCGAAGAGCTGGTGCGCGAAAAAGTCGCCGAGTTCAATACGGTGGCGGCCGAAAAGCTCAAGCAGTCCGGCATCGACGGCAAGGTCACGATGGCCGTGGTGGAATACAAGCGCGGCGCATTTTCGTCCGACGCCCGTTATGTCATCAGCATTGCCGGCCAACAAGACCAGGAAAAGCCACTGGAACTGACCTTCGATGACAAGATCAGCCACGGTCCGTTGCCCCTGGCTGCATTGCAGCAGGGCAGTTTTGCACCGGTTGCCGCCATGTCGCACAGCACCCTGGTCAAGACCAAAGATACCGAAGGCTGGTTCAAGCTGACCGGCGACAAGACCCCGCTGTGGGCCGATACCTTGGTGGGTTTTGACGGTGCCGTGGATTCCACCACGCACTTTGAAGCCATCAAGAACCAAGGCGATACCGTCAAAGTGGAATTCAGCGGCGGTCAACTGCGCGCCAAGGCAGGCGGCAAGAGCGACGATATTCTGGTGTCGGGTAACTTCCCCAGCTTGTTGGTCGATGATATTGGCGAAGACCCCCTGAAGCTGCAGGCTGCCAATTTTGTGCTCGATTTCAAGCAGATCGGCGATATCAATGTCGATGGCACGCAGACATCCAAGCTGAGCGTGGACAATGTTCAGTTCCAGACGCCCGAGAGCGAAGGCTTTAGCTTCAAGCAGATCGTGGCCGATACCGATAGCGTTTCCAAGGCGTCCCTGAACGACACCAAAGTGCGCTATGTGTTCGCCGACATGATGTTCGAGAACAAGCTGAACCTGGGTTCGGCCGAACTGGTCATGAATCTGAACAGCCTGTACGTGCCTGCGCTCTCGGCGCTCAGCACGCTGGTGTCGGACCCGGCCTTTGAAGAGAAGGTGGATAACGACGATCCTCAACTGACGCAGCAATTGCTCGATCAGGTCTTGGTGGCACTGGAGCACAAGCCGGTTCTGGGTATTGATCCGCTGCGTTGGTACAACGCTCAGGGCGAGACCAAGGCCACACTGAACGTGAACTTGCAAAAACCGACGGCCAGCGCTGCAGAATTGCAGCAAAATCCGGAAATGTGGCTGCAGGCGATTCCTTCGGCTCAACTGACGCTGTCGGTGTCCAAGCCCATGCTGCGTGATGTGGCTGCCCAGTTGGACAAGGCTGAGGGCACGGCTCCCCAGGAAGGCGCTGCCGCCATGCTGGACATGATGCTGGAAGCGGCCGTTCAGCCTTATGTTGAATCCAAGCTGCTCAAGCAGGACGAAAAGACGGTGTCCACCGAAATTAAATACCTGGGTGCCGATCAGGTGTTTGATATCAATGGTCAGCGTTTCACCACCAAAGATCTGATGGGTCTGGTGTTGATGAGCATGATGTAA
- a CDS encoding translation initiation factor, with protein MASLSDQLSRLVYSTEQGRMCPDCGQSQPRCVCEQQRKLAQLSQAQGPVRLMLETKGRKGKGVTVVQGLIMDESSLKALLKELKNACGAGGTWKDGVLEIQGEHRDLVQARLEQRGLSVKRAGRP; from the coding sequence ATGGCGAGTTTGTCGGATCAGTTGTCCAGGCTGGTGTACAGCACCGAGCAGGGCCGGATGTGCCCGGACTGCGGTCAGTCTCAGCCCCGGTGCGTCTGCGAGCAACAACGCAAATTGGCGCAGTTGTCGCAAGCGCAGGGGCCGGTGCGCCTGATGCTGGAGACCAAAGGGCGCAAGGGCAAGGGCGTGACGGTGGTGCAGGGCCTGATCATGGACGAATCGAGCCTGAAGGCCTTGCTCAAGGAGCTGAAAAACGCCTGCGGGGCCGGCGGCACATGGAAGGACGGCGTCTTGGAGATCCAGGGGGAGCACCGCGATCTGGTGCAGGCCCGCCTGGAACAACGGGGCTTGAGCGTCAAGCGGGCCGGCCGACCATAA
- a CDS encoding FKBP-type peptidyl-prolyl cis-trans isomerase encodes MSNTASSEAAIVRPDSYLTLHYRIELASGPAAGSVFADTYTGRPATLQMGNGQWAPGMEARLLERREGERFQIDIPANDAYGERNPDLLQRVTRSMLATHAAEGVQFEPGDMVEFAAPDGSRYSGVLKEIDEQTALFDFNHPLAGVALRLDAHILGIL; translated from the coding sequence GTGAGTAACACTGCTAGTTCCGAGGCTGCAATTGTCCGTCCGGATTCCTACCTGACGCTGCATTACCGTATCGAGCTGGCCAGCGGCCCGGCGGCCGGTTCTGTGTTTGCCGATACCTATACCGGCCGGCCCGCCACCTTGCAGATGGGCAATGGGCAATGGGCACCGGGCATGGAGGCGCGTCTGCTGGAGCGGCGCGAAGGCGAGCGCTTTCAAATCGATATTCCCGCCAACGATGCCTATGGCGAGCGTAATCCGGATCTGTTGCAGCGTGTCACGCGCAGCATGCTGGCGACGCACGCGGCCGAAGGTGTGCAGTTCGAGCCGGGCGATATGGTTGAATTTGCCGCGCCCGATGGCAGCCGCTATTCGGGCGTGCTTAAGGAAATCGACGAACAGACCGCCTTGTTCGACTTTAACCATCCGCTGGCCGGCGTTGCGCTGCGCCTGGATGCTCATATTCTTGGGATTTTGTGA
- the dsbG gene encoding thiol:disulfide interchange protein DsbG — MTMPSSFLFRATLAGLLCSSALAQAADLPPALQSLQEQGLSIVGQFDAPGGLKAWGAYNGNHPLAIYALPDGQHMLVGTLIDAKGEEVRPAGLDTLVQPAIAKDMLDKLEKSRWIADGKDDAPRVVYIFTDPNCPYCMQLWQMARPWVDAGKVQLRHIPVGILTPTSGPKSAAILAAQDPTAALHDHSVAMLKDRSGGIKGLSAIPPDIDAQLTANEDLMVGWDLRATPALVWQDEQGRIQMQTGASPDVAQRAFGPR, encoded by the coding sequence ATGACCATGCCTTCTTCGTTTCTGTTTCGCGCAACACTGGCCGGCCTGCTGTGCTCCAGCGCGCTTGCCCAGGCCGCCGATCTGCCCCCCGCCTTGCAATCCTTGCAAGAACAAGGCTTGTCCATCGTCGGGCAGTTCGACGCCCCCGGCGGCCTGAAAGCCTGGGGAGCCTACAATGGCAACCACCCTCTGGCCATCTATGCGCTGCCCGACGGCCAGCATATGTTGGTCGGTACCCTGATCGACGCCAAAGGCGAAGAAGTCCGCCCTGCCGGCCTGGACACCTTGGTACAACCTGCCATTGCCAAGGACATGCTGGATAAACTGGAAAAATCACGCTGGATTGCCGACGGCAAGGATGATGCCCCTCGGGTCGTGTATATATTCACCGATCCCAATTGCCCCTATTGCATGCAGCTCTGGCAAATGGCCCGTCCCTGGGTGGATGCAGGCAAGGTGCAACTGCGTCATATCCCCGTGGGTATTCTGACCCCGACTAGCGGCCCCAAATCGGCCGCCATCCTGGCCGCCCAGGACCCTACGGCGGCATTGCACGACCACTCGGTGGCCATGCTTAAAGACCGTAGCGGCGGCATCAAAGGTCTGTCTGCGATTCCGCCGGACATCGACGCCCAACTGACAGCCAACGAAGATCTGATGGTCGGCTGGGACTTGCGCGCCACGCCGGCTCTGGTCTGGCAAGACGAACAAGGCCGCATCCAGATGCAGACCGGCGCTTCTCCCGACGTCGCCCAACGCGCCTTCGGGCCGCGCTAA
- a CDS encoding DsrE family protein: MTAQVLLHAPTPDALQRARSNARNLLSDMPDAQVRIIANAQAVAACLNDQAHDSDAYTYLCPNTLRNQGLQAPARLHVLDQGAVTTLVLLQQAGWLYIRA; encoded by the coding sequence ATGACGGCCCAGGTCCTGCTTCACGCCCCTACGCCCGATGCCTTGCAACGCGCGCGCAGCAACGCCCGCAATCTGCTCAGCGATATGCCTGATGCTCAAGTGCGCATCATCGCCAACGCGCAGGCCGTCGCGGCCTGCCTGAACGACCAGGCTCACGACAGCGACGCCTACACCTATCTGTGTCCCAATACGCTGCGCAATCAAGGCCTCCAGGCCCCAGCCCGCCTGCACGTCCTGGACCAAGGCGCAGTCACCACACTGGTGCTCTTGCAGCAGGCGGGATGGCTCTACATACGCGCCTGA
- a CDS encoding NAD(P)-dependent oxidoreductase: MKIGFCGLGLMGQPMVRRLLQAGHQVRVWNRSADKARELVQAGALWCDSPAAMAGECEIVMLCVFDAQAVHDVVLGEQGLAQARGTLRIVVDHSSIAPRATREMAASLQEHCGAQWLDAPVSGGVGGAEQGTLAIMVGGCAQALEQVRPVLSVYSQRVTLMGPVGAGQVTKLCNQTIVATTLTAIAEALSLARDNDVDAALLSQALGGGWADSVLLQLFVPRMTQGTEQVKATIDTMLKDLDTVADLARSSYTTMPVAHAAQQTYRAGHRLGIGARDVAEIVKVLGYNFNK, from the coding sequence ATGAAAATAGGTTTTTGTGGCTTGGGATTGATGGGTCAGCCTATGGTGCGCCGATTGTTGCAGGCCGGGCATCAGGTGCGGGTCTGGAATCGGTCTGCCGATAAGGCCCGGGAGTTGGTGCAAGCAGGCGCACTGTGGTGCGATAGCCCAGCGGCAATGGCCGGCGAGTGCGAAATCGTGATGCTGTGTGTGTTCGATGCCCAGGCGGTACACGATGTGGTCTTGGGCGAACAGGGATTGGCTCAGGCTCGGGGCACGCTGCGCATCGTGGTGGATCATTCTTCGATTGCGCCGCGGGCCACGCGCGAGATGGCCGCTTCCTTGCAGGAGCATTGTGGTGCGCAGTGGCTGGATGCGCCGGTGTCCGGCGGTGTAGGCGGTGCAGAACAGGGGACCTTGGCCATTATGGTCGGCGGCTGTGCGCAGGCATTGGAGCAGGTGCGTCCTGTCTTGTCGGTCTATTCACAGCGGGTTACGTTGATGGGGCCGGTCGGAGCCGGACAAGTAACAAAATTATGCAATCAGACCATTGTGGCGACGACCTTGACGGCCATTGCCGAAGCGTTAAGCCTGGCCCGGGACAATGATGTGGATGCCGCTTTGCTCAGTCAGGCCTTGGGAGGGGGCTGGGCGGATTCGGTACTGTTGCAACTATTTGTGCCGCGCATGACACAAGGCACGGAACAGGTAAAAGCCACTATTGACACCATGTTGAAGGATCTGGACACCGTTGCGGACCTGGCGCGCAGCAGTTACACGACGATGCCCGTCGCACATGCCGCGCAGCAGACATATCGGGCGGGACACAGGCTGGGAATTGGCGCTCGGGACGTGGCGGAAATCGTAAAAGTGCTCGGTTACAATTTCAATAAATAA
- the nadD gene encoding nicotinate (nicotinamide) nucleotide adenylyltransferase: protein MDLARIGLLGGSFDPIHKAHLELALAAREQLQLDEVQLIPAAQPWQRPALGASAQDRLAMTSLAVRPYPALSVNPEEIRRGGPTYTIETLRALPAGARYYWILGSDQLLNFCSWHCWQDIVAQVELAVAQRPGAQLQTPEPLAALLKQHGRDLHLINFPPQDISATDIRERVQRGDNIDGLLPPQVADYIRKNRLYLSH, encoded by the coding sequence ATGGATCTAGCCCGTATCGGGCTGCTGGGCGGCAGCTTTGACCCTATACATAAAGCGCATCTGGAACTGGCGCTGGCGGCACGCGAACAATTACAGTTGGACGAAGTCCAGTTGATCCCGGCCGCTCAGCCCTGGCAACGGCCCGCCCTGGGTGCCAGCGCCCAGGACAGGCTGGCCATGACATCCCTGGCCGTGCGCCCCTATCCGGCGCTCAGCGTCAATCCGGAAGAAATACGCCGCGGCGGGCCGACCTACACCATCGAAACCCTGCGCGCCCTACCCGCAGGTGCCCGCTATTACTGGATACTGGGCAGCGACCAGTTGCTCAACTTCTGCAGCTGGCATTGCTGGCAGGATATTGTCGCGCAGGTAGAACTGGCCGTCGCCCAACGCCCCGGCGCGCAATTGCAAACCCCCGAGCCGCTGGCCGCTCTGCTCAAGCAGCACGGTCGCGACCTGCACCTGATCAATTTTCCTCCCCAGGATATTTCCGCCACGGATATACGCGAACGTGTGCAGCGTGGCGACAACATCGATGGCCTGCTTCCCCCTCAGGTAGCCGACTACATCCGCAAAAACAGACTCTATCTTTCCCACTGA
- the maiA gene encoding maleylacetoacetate isomerase, which yields MILYSYFRSSAAYRVRIGLNLKGLAYHIEPVHLLQDGGQQHQPGYAQLNPAELVPTLVDQGQTITQSLAILEYLEERYPQAPLLPADPVQRAWARSMALAVACDIHPLNNLRVLQYLKHELHVPDPERDAWYRHWVAAGFHGLEALVQRHRDGRHFIFGDQPGMAEACLIPQLFNARRLECDLAPYPTLLAIEEKCLELSAFQEAAPERQIDAA from the coding sequence ATGATTCTTTATAGCTACTTTCGCAGCTCGGCGGCTTACCGGGTGCGCATAGGCCTGAACCTGAAAGGGCTGGCCTATCATATCGAGCCGGTGCATCTGCTGCAGGACGGCGGGCAACAGCATCAGCCGGGGTATGCGCAATTGAACCCGGCCGAACTGGTGCCGACATTGGTCGATCAGGGCCAGACCATCACACAGTCCCTGGCGATTCTGGAATACCTGGAAGAGCGCTATCCGCAGGCCCCTTTGCTGCCCGCCGATCCAGTGCAGCGTGCCTGGGCCAGATCGATGGCGCTGGCGGTGGCCTGCGATATTCATCCGCTGAATAATTTGCGGGTTTTGCAATATCTGAAGCACGAATTGCACGTGCCGGACCCGGAACGCGATGCCTGGTATCGGCATTGGGTGGCAGCCGGTTTCCACGGTCTGGAGGCGCTGGTGCAGCGGCATCGCGATGGTCGCCATTTTATTTTCGGCGACCAGCCCGGCATGGCCGAGGCTTGCCTGATTCCGCAATTGTTCAATGCGCGTCGTCTTGAGTGCGATCTGGCACCTTATCCTACCTTGCTGGCGATCGAGGAAAAGTGCTTGGAATTGTCGGCTTTTCAGGAAGCGGCACCCGAGCGCCAGATTGATGCCGCCTAG
- the ispH gene encoding 4-hydroxy-3-methylbut-2-enyl diphosphate reductase has protein sequence MSQLTASQDAEVVLAQPRGFCAGVDRAIDIVERALELHGAPIYVRHEIVHNRYVVDDLRNKGAIFIKELDEAPAGAIVIFSAHGVSRQVRDDAQARGLKVFDATCPLVTKVHIEVSRMRAEGREIIMIGHVGHPEVEGTLGQADGGMYLVETPEDVARLQVADPDKLAFVTQTTLSVDDAMVVADALRARYPNIVEPKKSDICYATQNRQDAVKIMAPQCDLVLVVGSTNSSNSNRLREVAERKGAEAYLLDKPEMIDPAWLVGKKRVGVTAGASAPEVLVNQVIERLRELGVGRVRALDGVEETIAFPLPRELSRKIEKLNK, from the coding sequence ATGAGCCAATTGACTGCCAGCCAGGACGCCGAAGTCGTCCTGGCCCAGCCCCGGGGTTTCTGTGCCGGGGTGGATCGCGCCATCGATATTGTTGAGCGCGCTCTGGAACTGCATGGCGCGCCAATTTATGTGCGTCATGAAATCGTTCATAACCGCTATGTGGTGGACGACCTGCGCAACAAAGGGGCGATTTTCATCAAGGAACTGGACGAGGCTCCTGCCGGGGCCATCGTCATTTTCTCGGCGCATGGTGTTTCGCGCCAGGTGCGCGACGATGCGCAGGCGCGCGGCCTGAAGGTGTTTGACGCGACCTGCCCGCTGGTGACCAAAGTACACATTGAAGTCTCGCGCATGCGTGCCGAAGGCCGTGAGATCATCATGATCGGGCATGTGGGCCATCCCGAGGTCGAGGGCACGCTGGGCCAGGCCGACGGCGGCATGTACCTGGTCGAGACGCCCGAGGATGTGGCGCGGCTGCAGGTGGCCGATCCCGACAAGCTGGCTTTCGTCACCCAGACGACCTTGTCGGTGGACGATGCGATGGTGGTGGCCGATGCCTTGCGGGCGCGTTATCCCAATATTGTCGAGCCCAAGAAAAGCGATATCTGCTATGCCACGCAGAACCGGCAGGATGCAGTCAAGATCATGGCTCCCCAGTGCGATCTGGTGTTGGTGGTTGGCAGCACCAACAGTTCCAATTCGAACCGTTTGCGTGAAGTGGCTGAGCGCAAGGGGGCCGAGGCCTATTTGCTGGACAAACCCGAAATGATCGATCCGGCCTGGCTGGTGGGCAAAAAGCGCGTCGGCGTGACTGCCGGCGCATCGGCCCCGGAAGTGTTGGTCAATCAGGTAATCGAGCGATTGCGTGAATTGGGCGTGGGGCGGGTGCGTGCCCTGGACGGGGTGGAAGAAACGATTGCTTTCCCCTTGCCCCGTGAACTGTCGCGCAAAATCGAGAAGCTGAATAAATAA